The following proteins are encoded in a genomic region of Caldicoprobacter guelmensis:
- a CDS encoding cell wall-binding repeat-containing protein yields MKRRLSILLTLVFLFTAVFSASIGAVYASSDDNRIAGQNRYETACAVAKAKYTTAEAVIIVRGDDAEDGTPNVVDGLTASVLAGAKDAPILLTEANKLPDVVETTIKELKAEKAYIVGGTGAVSEDVEAELEAMGLEVERVAGQNRFETAVAVAKEANTGSKTAIVTQYLALVDALVAGPLAYVNKYPILLVGQNAVGDTTAKAIKDLGIENVIIVGGTGIISEDVEDELEGLVSGTVTRVAGNDRYLTSLAVAAKFDVKEVALVNGDSFVDAVAASVLGLPIVYVKQNSMIADAEKFIADKASGVKVIGGTGVISSTLAQKAKEAVELRIVSVSAVGAKKLQVAFNKAVDPNKAQFEVKRGTVKPSVKSITFADDKKSAVIEFNVALASGDYSVTVTGLKDVALTATTKVEAAKLTTIEFTSDVAVISSDAKQIKVGVVAKNQYGEEISFSPNVSASKGAFKELKSNVLTIEYSDGKYTVGEKVVVTVVDPATGVVASKTLTVAQAAQVASIKIGELKTDDADLAKKPINVTNLNSNLTKYYIPVEIKDQYGNVLKATDLAGVDILSSNRSIINPKGFKDLNGATVIELQAANPTPATSGTAVITIVAAGTGVTASTTITVLADAKIDAVQLSAPETELKINRAAVLPVTVVDTYGNEIALKDIVIVIDATGTQLKMNDQATLTANGATLATKTNYVTGVTTIEITPTAKNVVLTVVVPSTGKFQSLTLTALDEPVPASIKGMKSSFVSMLANDTSMKTSIVGNVEFLDQYGEAINVNYGAPTGDAYGYTVTPKEATADNTTETGNDIFAKTTPGTDVYVVKLMKGSTVLDELEVPITVVDKDKITQFEIEDPGKLYTGAGAPVAYDREIKVYGKVDGKKVEIPQTMVTFLTNTKGLPIVKDTDNVYRYKTSQLPTGGINTDGKDETATITALVEAGGKTYTVTKDVVYSSAAPKAQSLAFMKDNQEVTAVEISADKLNNGDLYSGIEGFKVVAKDQYNVEWKNVTFVVTSNETGATVSIDSTGKVTVNGTLTIGKSFQINAFIDGLYKAVKVFVK; encoded by the coding sequence GTGAAGAGAAGGCTCTCAATCTTGCTCACATTAGTGTTTTTATTCACTGCAGTATTCAGCGCATCTATAGGTGCGGTATATGCTTCCAGCGACGACAACCGCATTGCTGGGCAGAACCGCTATGAGACCGCCTGCGCAGTAGCAAAAGCGAAATACACAACTGCTGAAGCCGTAATTATAGTAAGGGGTGATGATGCAGAGGATGGCACTCCCAATGTAGTTGATGGTTTGACTGCAAGCGTGTTAGCAGGAGCAAAAGATGCCCCCATTCTATTAACTGAAGCTAATAAGCTTCCGGATGTGGTGGAGACTACCATTAAAGAATTGAAAGCCGAAAAAGCATACATAGTTGGCGGAACAGGTGCTGTAAGTGAAGATGTGGAAGCTGAATTGGAAGCAATGGGCTTGGAGGTAGAGAGAGTAGCAGGCCAAAATCGTTTTGAGACTGCTGTAGCGGTCGCAAAAGAGGCTAATACAGGTTCAAAGACCGCTATCGTAACGCAGTACCTTGCATTGGTAGACGCATTGGTAGCAGGTCCTCTTGCTTATGTAAACAAGTATCCGATTCTGCTGGTAGGCCAAAATGCAGTGGGTGATACGACAGCTAAAGCCATCAAAGACCTTGGCATCGAGAATGTAATAATTGTTGGTGGTACTGGAATCATAAGTGAGGACGTTGAAGATGAGCTTGAAGGACTGGTAAGCGGTACTGTCACACGTGTGGCTGGCAATGACAGATATTTGACCAGCTTGGCAGTGGCTGCAAAGTTTGATGTCAAGGAAGTAGCGCTGGTAAACGGTGATAGCTTTGTTGATGCAGTAGCAGCTTCTGTATTGGGTCTCCCAATTGTTTATGTAAAGCAGAACAGCATGATCGCTGACGCCGAGAAGTTCATCGCTGACAAAGCCAGCGGAGTCAAAGTCATCGGCGGCACGGGAGTAATAAGCAGCACACTTGCTCAGAAGGCAAAAGAAGCTGTAGAGTTAAGGATAGTGTCGGTAAGCGCGGTTGGTGCCAAGAAGTTACAGGTGGCTTTCAACAAAGCAGTAGATCCTAACAAGGCACAATTTGAAGTAAAAAGAGGAACAGTAAAGCCGTCTGTTAAGTCTATAACCTTTGCTGATGATAAGAAATCGGCCGTGATTGAGTTTAATGTTGCTCTGGCAAGTGGAGACTACAGTGTGACGGTCACTGGGTTAAAGGATGTAGCTTTAACTGCTACAACGAAAGTAGAAGCTGCAAAATTGACAACCATTGAATTTACAAGTGATGTTGCAGTTATTTCAAGTGATGCTAAACAAATAAAAGTAGGGGTTGTAGCTAAAAACCAGTATGGTGAAGAAATTTCCTTTAGTCCAAACGTTTCCGCTTCTAAAGGTGCTTTTAAAGAGTTGAAATCAAATGTATTAACAATAGAGTATAGTGATGGTAAATATACCGTTGGTGAGAAAGTAGTAGTCACAGTTGTTGATCCCGCAACCGGCGTGGTAGCTAGCAAAACGTTGACAGTTGCTCAGGCTGCCCAAGTGGCATCGATTAAGATTGGTGAGCTAAAGACCGATGATGCTGATTTAGCTAAAAAGCCCATTAATGTAACGAATTTGAATAGCAACTTAACTAAATATTACATTCCTGTTGAGATTAAAGATCAGTATGGGAACGTATTAAAAGCTACTGACTTGGCGGGAGTAGATATACTGTCATCGAATAGATCAATTATAAATCCAAAAGGATTTAAAGATTTGAATGGTGCTACAGTCATCGAATTACAAGCAGCAAATCCAACTCCAGCAACATCTGGTACTGCAGTAATTACCATAGTAGCAGCGGGAACTGGTGTAACTGCTAGCACAACGATTACTGTATTGGCAGATGCTAAGATTGATGCAGTTCAATTGTCAGCTCCTGAAACTGAATTAAAGATCAATAGAGCAGCTGTATTACCAGTAACAGTAGTAGATACTTATGGTAATGAAATAGCGTTGAAAGATATTGTTATAGTTATTGACGCAACAGGTACTCAGTTGAAAATGAATGATCAGGCTACATTAACTGCAAATGGTGCAACATTAGCTACAAAGACAAATTATGTTACTGGTGTTACTACAATTGAAATAACACCAACAGCAAAGAATGTAGTTCTTACTGTTGTTGTACCCTCAACTGGTAAATTCCAGAGCTTAACATTAACCGCACTTGATGAACCGGTACCAGCATCTATCAAGGGTATGAAGTCGTCGTTTGTATCAATGCTGGCTAACGATACAAGTATGAAGACTTCTATAGTAGGTAATGTGGAATTCCTGGATCAGTATGGAGAAGCGATAAATGTAAATTATGGTGCTCCCACAGGTGATGCATACGGTTATACTGTAACTCCAAAAGAGGCTACTGCTGATAACACAACAGAAACTGGTAACGATATATTCGCCAAAACAACTCCGGGAACAGATGTATATGTAGTTAAATTGATGAAAGGTTCGACCGTACTGGATGAGCTGGAGGTACCGATCACTGTTGTAGATAAAGATAAGATAACCCAGTTTGAAATTGAAGATCCTGGCAAGCTTTACACGGGTGCTGGTGCTCCTGTAGCTTATGACCGAGAAATAAAAGTTTATGGGAAAGTTGATGGCAAGAAAGTTGAAATTCCTCAAACGATGGTTACTTTCTTGACAAATACGAAGGGCTTGCCGATTGTGAAGGATACAGATAACGTATATAGGTATAAGACATCGCAGTTGCCGACAGGCGGCATTAATACTGATGGTAAAGATGAAACTGCTACAATTACTGCACTTGTCGAAGCTGGTGGCAAGACCTACACGGTAACAAAAGATGTGGTTTACAGCTCGGCAGCGCCTAAAGCTCAGAGCTTGGCATTCATGAAAGACAACCAGGAAGTTACAGCAGTTGAAATTTCAGCAGACAAGTTGAACAATGGTGATCTCTATAGTGGAATTGAAGGGTTCAAAGTAGTTGCAAAAGATCAATACAATGTTGAGTGGAAGAACGTAACATTTGTCGTAACCAGCAATGAAACAGGAGCTACAGTCTCTATTGATTCAACAGGAAAAGTGACAGTCAATGGAACACTGACAATAGGCAAGTCCTTCCAGATCAACGCCTTCATTGACGGGCTGTACAAAGCAGTAAAAGTATTTGTGAAGTAA
- a CDS encoding IS30 family transposase: MAQHNCTTKSRSFKHLSVYERGKIAALYKEGKSIRYIAKQLSRAPSTISREIKRGTVTQLKSDLSTYEAYFPEAGQAVYEKRRKNCGAKLKLPLVKDFIRFAEEKMLQEKPWAPDTIVGYCKKDPSWKDKPIVCTKTLYNYIDRGLLRVRNIDLLLKPRLKPRDKTKKREPKRIMGKSIDLRPKEVETREEFGHWEIDTVVGKRSSDAVLLTLTERKTRYEHIFLLESRNSEAVKKVFMELKACYGELFGEVFKSITADNGSEFSELSTILENLKSEAYFTHPYSSWERGSNERQNGIIRRFIPKGKAIKNIPSTEVKEIERWMNQYPRKILDYSTAEQCFYRELLSICREKGKVLERQFVQAG, translated from the coding sequence ATGGCTCAACATAATTGTACCACGAAAAGTCGCTCTTTTAAACACCTAAGTGTCTATGAAAGAGGGAAAATTGCTGCCTTGTACAAAGAAGGCAAAAGTATACGCTACATTGCAAAACAACTAAGCAGAGCTCCAAGTACTATTAGCAGGGAAATTAAGCGTGGCACTGTTACTCAGCTTAAATCTGACTTGTCTACTTATGAAGCATACTTCCCCGAAGCAGGGCAGGCAGTATATGAAAAGAGACGGAAAAATTGTGGTGCTAAACTCAAACTACCGCTCGTTAAGGACTTCATCAGATTTGCGGAAGAAAAGATGCTCCAAGAAAAGCCATGGGCTCCGGATACTATAGTGGGGTACTGTAAGAAGGATCCTAGTTGGAAAGATAAGCCTATTGTTTGTACTAAAACTCTGTATAACTATATAGACAGAGGACTGCTTAGAGTACGCAATATTGATTTGTTACTCAAGCCGAGGCTAAAACCCAGGGATAAGACGAAGAAAAGAGAACCTAAACGGATTATGGGTAAAAGCATAGATTTAAGGCCAAAGGAAGTAGAGACGCGGGAAGAATTTGGGCACTGGGAAATAGATACTGTAGTAGGCAAACGTTCTAGTGATGCGGTACTTTTGACATTGACTGAAAGAAAAACCAGGTACGAGCACATATTTCTTCTAGAATCAAGGAATAGTGAAGCGGTAAAGAAAGTGTTTATGGAGCTTAAAGCCTGCTATGGAGAACTGTTTGGGGAGGTGTTTAAGAGTATAACAGCCGACAACGGTTCAGAGTTTAGTGAGCTATCAACTATTCTAGAGAACCTGAAAAGCGAAGCATATTTTACTCATCCTTACTCATCATGGGAGAGGGGAAGCAATGAGAGGCAAAACGGGATTATAAGGCGTTTTATTCCCAAGGGCAAAGCGATAAAAAATATACCATCAACAGAGGTTAAGGAGATAGAGAGATGGATGAATCAATATCCTAGGAAAATACTGGATTACAGTACTGCAGAGCAATGTTTTTACAGAGAGCTATTAAGTATTTGCAGGGAAAAAGGCAAAGTATTAGAGAGGCAGTTTGTTCAAGCAGGCTAA
- a CDS encoding S41 family peptidase, with amino-acid sequence MKNKAITLITALCVVVLFIFTPAYAQTSDSNEILDEVRYLIENYYVEEVSEDVLNAGDIEDIIQALGDPYSSYMTADEYQALMDSIEMEFVGIGVTVEKVPEGVLILSVFKGSGAEAAGLQPGDIIINANGVDLKDLDLSEALRYIKGDEGTAVLLTIKRGDVVFSVPVLRKRITLPTVEWELIDEVGYIRVWSFGEDTATQFEQAVKELEEEGAKGLIIDLRGNGGGYLQSGVDMAGYFTDGQPATLVHVRSEGTYYLVPEQDFQVDLPVLVLIDGFTASASELFAGALQDYSRAYLLGGNTFGKGSIQSLFPLSDGSVLRLTVGHFYTPRGRQISGTGLKPDLNLRDEFLLNAAVLLLGGDAENRNSKEGFTAVQIKEGDILDVDLSKARSDEYWESYRHIIESALNEGKELYIGTDDGWQKSGELQLYRWYYPYYDEVPVLKGIKPDKEFTVTFSKPVDAGEVKGKIQLIDAETGERTPCSVFQLSDNQVKVVPDELLQSGREYYLVIEEGIRARTGAYLGQGVLCRAVVEE; translated from the coding sequence ATGAAAAACAAAGCCATAACTCTGATAACTGCACTGTGTGTGGTTGTGCTTTTTATCTTTACTCCAGCGTATGCACAAACTAGCGATAGCAATGAGATACTTGACGAGGTTAGGTATCTCATAGAGAACTACTACGTTGAAGAAGTAAGCGAAGATGTTCTGAACGCCGGCGATATAGAAGACATCATCCAAGCTCTGGGTGACCCCTACAGCTCCTACATGACCGCCGATGAGTATCAGGCGCTGATGGACTCCATTGAAATGGAGTTCGTGGGTATAGGGGTTACGGTTGAAAAGGTTCCTGAAGGTGTGCTGATACTGTCGGTTTTCAAGGGTTCCGGAGCAGAAGCGGCGGGACTTCAGCCCGGCGATATCATTATAAACGCCAATGGTGTAGATTTAAAGGATCTGGACCTGTCCGAGGCATTGAGGTACATAAAAGGCGATGAGGGGACAGCGGTGCTGCTCACGATAAAGAGGGGGGACGTGGTATTTTCGGTACCGGTGCTGCGTAAAAGGATAACCCTGCCCACTGTGGAATGGGAGTTGATCGATGAAGTGGGCTACATTAGGGTATGGTCATTTGGTGAGGATACCGCCACTCAATTTGAGCAGGCGGTTAAGGAGCTGGAAGAAGAGGGTGCAAAAGGGCTCATTATCGACCTGCGAGGGAACGGAGGCGGGTACCTCCAGTCGGGCGTAGATATGGCCGGGTATTTTACTGACGGTCAACCGGCCACCCTGGTGCATGTCAGGAGCGAGGGTACATATTACCTGGTTCCCGAGCAGGATTTCCAGGTTGACTTGCCGGTGCTGGTGCTCATTGACGGTTTTACTGCCAGCGCATCGGAGCTTTTTGCAGGGGCGCTGCAGGATTACAGCAGAGCCTATCTGCTGGGCGGTAATACATTCGGTAAGGGCAGCATACAGTCGTTGTTTCCTCTAAGTGATGGAAGCGTGCTGAGGCTGACCGTCGGGCATTTTTACACACCCAGAGGCAGGCAAATAAGTGGTACGGGGCTGAAGCCGGATTTAAACCTTCGGGACGAGTTTCTTTTAAATGCCGCGGTTCTTCTTCTGGGCGGGGATGCCGAAAATAGGAATTCGAAAGAGGGATTTACCGCCGTGCAGATTAAAGAGGGCGACATTCTGGATGTCGACCTTAGCAAGGCTCGGTCCGACGAGTACTGGGAAAGCTACCGACATATAATAGAAAGTGCGCTGAACGAGGGGAAGGAACTGTATATAGGAACCGACGACGGATGGCAAAAGAGCGGGGAACTGCAGCTGTACAGATGGTATTATCCTTATTATGATGAAGTTCCGGTTTTGAAGGGTATAAAACCCGACAAGGAGTTTACAGTAACCTTCTCAAAGCCGGTTGATGCCGGTGAGGTAAAGGGAAAAATCCAGCTTATAGACGCGGAAACGGGCGAACGCACTCCCTGTTCGGTTTTTCAGTTGAGTGACAACCAGGTTAAGGTGGTGCCGGATGAGCTGCTTCAAAGCGGAAGGGAGTATTATTTGGTAATAGAAGAGGGCATAAGGGCAAGGACCGGGGCTTATCTAGGCCAGGGGGTGCTGTGCCGAGCGGTGGTGGAGGAGTAA
- a CDS encoding sugar transferase, producing MRISKRIFDIFWVLVGMPFLIPLFIIIPILIKLDDGGPVFFVQERIGYKGKPFKIWKFRTMVVGAEQKGNLITVGRDPRITRVGYFLRKFKLDELPQLFNVLKGEMSLVGPRPEVEKYVKLYTLEQRKVLDIMPGITDPASIRYSNESEILGQFQDPEKAYVEIIMPEKIKLNLEYAEEASCWKDFLIIVKTFFRILNWFDADRETFKFDKTKVTFIDAAKK from the coding sequence ATGAGGATTAGCAAGAGGATTTTTGACATATTCTGGGTACTGGTGGGTATGCCTTTTCTTATTCCTTTATTTATAATTATACCCATATTAATAAAACTCGACGATGGGGGGCCTGTATTCTTTGTTCAGGAACGAATAGGGTATAAGGGTAAGCCGTTTAAAATATGGAAGTTTAGGACGATGGTGGTAGGTGCGGAACAGAAGGGGAATTTGATCACCGTAGGAAGAGACCCTAGAATAACCCGGGTTGGCTATTTTTTGAGAAAATTTAAGCTAGATGAACTGCCGCAGCTGTTTAATGTCCTCAAAGGTGAGATGAGCCTGGTGGGCCCCAGGCCGGAAGTAGAAAAATATGTTAAATTGTACACTCTCGAACAGAGGAAGGTTTTGGATATTATGCCTGGTATAACTGACCCTGCTTCTATAAGGTATTCCAATGAGAGCGAGATTTTAGGGCAGTTTCAGGACCCGGAGAAAGCGTATGTGGAGATAATAATGCCTGAGAAGATAAAGCTTAACCTAGAATATGCGGAGGAAGCTTCATGCTGGAAAGATTTCCTAATAATTGTCAAAACCTTTTTTAGAATTTTAAATTGGTTTGATGCAGATAGAGAAACTTTTAAGTTTGACAAGACAAAGGTCACTTTTATTGATGCTGCCAAAAAGTAA